One genomic region from Equus asinus isolate D_3611 breed Donkey chromosome 10, EquAss-T2T_v2, whole genome shotgun sequence encodes:
- the FRRS1L gene encoding DOMON domain-containing protein FRRS1L yields the protein MAGPPRQRPGAWAALLCLLLAGPAACTASPADDGAGPGGRGPRGRARGDAAADEAVPRHDSSYGTFAGEFYDLRYLSEEGYPFPTAPPVDPFARIKVDDCGKTKGCFRYGKPGCNAETCDYFLSYRMIGADVEFELSADTDGWVAVGFSSDKKMGGDDVMACVHDDNGRVRIQHFYNVGQWAKEIQRNPARDEEGVFENNRVTCRFKRPVNVPRDETIVDLHLSWYYLFAWGPAIQGSITRHDIDSPPTSERVVSIYKYEDIFMPSAAYQTFSSPFCLLLIVALTFYLLMGTP from the exons ATGGCGGGGCCGCCCCGGCAGCGCCCGGGGGCCTGGGCGGCGTTGCTCTGCCTGCTGCTGGCCGGGCCCGCCGCCTGCACAGCCAGCCCCGCGGACGACGGCGCGGGCCCGGGGGGCCGGGGACCCCGGGGCCGCGCGCGGGGGGACGCGGCTGCCGACGAGGCGGTGCCGCGCCACGACTCCTCCTACGGCACCTTCGCCGGGGAGTTCTACGACCTGCGCTACCTGTCGGAGGAGG GTTACCCTTTCCCTACTGCTCCTCCTGTGGATCCGTTTGCCAGAATCAAAGTGGATGACTGTGGAAAAACAAAAGGATGCTTTAG ATATGGCAAACCAGGCTGTAATGCAGAGACCTGTGACTACTTCCTTAGCTACCGGATGATAGGGGCCGATGTGGAATTTGAGCTGAGCGCAGACACCGATGGCTGGGTAGCAGTCGGATTCTCTTCCGACAAGAAAATG GGTGGTGACGATGTCATGGCCTGCGTCCACGATGACAATGGCAGGGTCCGCATACAGCACTTCTATAATGTAGGCCAGTGGGCAAAAGAGATTCAGAGAAATCCTGCCAGAGATGAAGAAGGAGTTTTTGAGAACAATCGGGTCACCTGCAGATTTAAACGCCCGGTCAACGTTCCCAGAGATGAAACAATTGTTGATCTGCATTTGAGTTGGTATTATCTCTTTGCTTGGGGTCCAGCCATTCAGG GCTCTATCACCCGCCATGATATAGACTCTCCACCGACTTCAGAGCGTGTTGTCAGTATTTACAAGTATGAAGATATTTTTATGCCCTCAGCTGCCTATCAGACCTTCTCTTCTCCGTTTTGTTTGCTTCTCATTGTTGCCCTGACCTTCTACCTATTGATGGGAACCCCTTAA